The Myxococcus virescens genomic sequence GATGCCCTCCTCCGGAAGCAGATAAACCTCGTCCTCAAGGAAGGGGATCGAGGCATGTCCGAGTCCTTCTTCGCCGATGCAGCGCAGATGGGTTCCATCCGCGGGCGGGCGCTGGCGCTCGTGGGACGATGTGCCCGCGCTGGCAGTCCGCGTGCCGTCCAGGCGGCTGCGGACTGCCTGGGCCAAGCCTTGCGCCATCCCAGATCTATGCACGCTGAGGATCCTCAAGGGACCGGGCAGTGGATCCCCGAACAGCTCCAAATTATCGAACTGCTTGAGCAGCTCGCGTCCGAGCTCCCAGAGCCATTGTGCCATCAACTTCTCGTCAATGCGCTATACCCGGCCATCATCGAGAAGATGGAGCCGCGCGTCTTCGCACGGGCGCTCGCCTTCATCTCGTCCGTCCCGGATGTCTTCGAACTGAGGCTGGTGCGTGCCTTGAAACACAACTCGCTAGTGGACTCCCGGCTCGACACCGTCGATGAGGTGTCCGTCCGCTGGCCTCCGACGAAGGACCTCCTGCCGGGTATCGAGAAAGAGTTTCGCGAGAGATTTCCGGACCCGGCAGCGGGGTATGCGCATCTCCAGGAGCGCATCTCGACCATCGCACAGTTCAAGCGGGGTTCAGCCTCACCGGGGGATTTCCTGAAGACAATCGCCCAGGCCAATCCCTTGTACGCGCAGTGCTTCTGCGAGCACGCCCTCGCGCAGGAGTCGACGTCGCTGGATGACTTCCTTCCCGGAATGCTCGGCGTGCTCAGGGAACAATCGTTTCGCTGGTTCCTGCCCACGCTCCGGCGGCTGGTAGCGTCCGGGGCACCTCGCCTGCGCGACCTGGCCGCCAGGAGCTATGCGTCCGTCGGCATGGCGGCGATGGCGTCCAACGAGGTACTGAAGCTCGAAGACGAGGAATTGCGCACGTTGCGCATGCTGATAGCTGACGAGCAACTGGAGACCCGGAGCGCCGCGGTCTTCTGGCTCTACGTCCTTGAGCCCGCGAGAGATTCCTGGCTCGTCGAAGCGCTGGCGGAACTCGACATCAAAGCGGACACGGCCCTGGCGAGCAATCTATGCCGCGTCCTGAAGACCCTGCATGCCAGGAACGGTATTCCTCCCGAGCATCTGGACATGTTTCTTAGCAAGCTCCTCCCCATCCGAAGCTTGCCCTTGGGCTCCATCCAACAGTTCCTGGCCGATGTCTCGGCTGGGCGGGCGGCACCCCAGGTATTCGAATTCGTGCTCTCCCGCATCCAGCACCTGGAGACGGGCACGCCGGCGGACTTCGAGCCCTTCCCGCAGGAGCGAGATCCCGACTTCCCGCGCCTGCTCGGGAGCGACGAGCACGCCACGTCACATCTCCAGGCCGTGCTCGCCAAATACCCAGGAGCCACAGTCGCCCAGCGCCGGTGGCTCGCGATGCTGTTCAACGCGCTCTCGTCCGACTGCGGCTCCTCGGAGAGCATCGCCCTACTCCAGGAACAGGCTCGCACGGGTGACGCGAGCACCCTGGATGCCGTGGCTTCGGTGCTCAGTCATGCCCCCGTCGATTTCGTTCTCGACAAGTTCGAACTCACCCGCCGTCTCGTCGAGCGATCCAGCACGCTCGGAGAGACGTGCGCCCGGGACTTTATGCACCGGCTGTTACGGCGAGCCGCGCTGGGAGCCAGAGAGGGAGACGGGAGAACTTCCGTGCCCCAAGGGGAACAGCGTCTGGAACGAGCCCTGCGCTGCCGGATCGGACTCCCCCTGGGCTCCCGCGCCTACCCCTTCTATGCGAGGCTCTGCGAGAAGCTCGAGGAGTTGCAGCCACCAAGAAACTGGCCCTCACGAGCATCATGAACGACACCCGCGTGCGACTGGTCTCGTAGAAAAGCCTTCCGCCGGCGGGCGTCGTTGCGGCACCCGTCTTTTTTCTACGCCGGCAAAGCTCTCCTGAGCTCCCGCTCAATCGCTGCGAGGTAGGCGTTCGGATTGGCCCGGAATCGACGGCCCAAGATTCGCGCGTGTTGCCGTCTTCGAAGGGAGGCACGCAGATTCCTCCACGCGATGATGTCTTTGGGGGCCAGTTCCGCGCCGGCAGTGGGGGCAAGTCGGGTCGCCACTGCGGCGACGACTCGCACCTGTCCGCGCACCACCAGGCCCTCGCTTCCGCGGCGCCGGCCCGAGGCCCGGCGCTCGTGGTAGCGGCAACTGCCAAACAGGTGCTCCAAGTCATTGTCCGTGCGAGGCAGGCCGGGTACGTCGTAGCAATGGAAGAGGCCGAGCCAATAGCGACGCGTCTCCAGGAGGAAATGGGCCAGCGCCGCGCGGTGGGGGGCGCGGGTGCGTCGCACGGCATCCTCCAGTGCGCCGACAAGGCCGGCCATGCGCCTTTTGACGTGACAGCCTTTCTCGCCGGAGGCATTGGTGAGGAATTCGGCGACTCGCTCTACCCACCGGAAGGCCGCCTTCAATGGTGGCCACATCCTCGCCGTCTGCATCAGACCGCGCCTCAATAGCAGGCGCAGCCGATTCATTTCTCTGGCGCGCGCCCCCCTTTTTCTGCCCGGCGGAGACTCGCTTCAATCGCTCGCAGTCGCCGGTGCAACTCCAAGCCGGAGGGCTTCAGGGGCGGGCGCCTGTCGTCCGTCAAGGCGCTGCGCACCGCGGCGCAGTAGCCACGGACGGCCTGTGCTTGGGCGTCCTGGCGCCCTTCGACGGCGCGCTCGATAACCCGCACTCCTCGCACATGACTCTTCAGCAGCTTCTTGGCGTGCCGGTCCGCTTCGTAGAGGGGGCGGGCCGCTTCACGCAGGTAGTGGAAGTGGCAGAGTTGGTGAGGCACCCCAGGCAGCGCCGAGGCCACCGCGTTGCGGATGGAGCGCTGGCCATCCGAGACGACTCCGGCAATGGGCACCGCCAGCGCCGCATGCACCTCCTGGAGCAGCGGGACCAACTCCGCCTCGCCACTGCCCAGCAAGCTACGGGCTGCCAGCACCTCGCCGGAGAGGCAGTCGCGCACCACCCACAACACCTCATGGCCCACCTCGGGCTGTAAGCCGTCCATGGCCAACACCACCCGGCCCTGTTGACGTGTCACCTGCTGCAGTCGCCGGCTGTCTGTCATTCGCAGTGCCAGCAACTCATCGTACCGGTCGAGTTGGTTGGTGACACTGCGCTCGGAAATGGAGACGCCCCGTGCGCGAAGAACTGCATGGATTTCCGGGACGCTGCGGTGCTCGTGGTAGCGCAGTGCCCCAATCAAGGCGATGACGTCCAGGCCGAACTCATGGTCCGGCAGCGCCCACCGGCCCTCTTCTTCGGCACGCACGGGCTTCAAGTACAACGGGCAACCCTTCCGGTGGCACACTCGCACCTGCACCTTAAGGGCGACCACCGCCTCCAGCGTCAGCACGTTCCGCCGTGCCCGGTAGTCCGCTGGGGCGGGCCCTCCGCACGCGGAGCACCGCCGTCGATGGTTCTCTGTCAAGGCTCGGCCAATCAGGTCGCTGTTCGGTTCGGCCAATCAGGTCCGGACGTGAAGCGCCCAGGAATCGGGGCGGAGTGGTCCGAGCGGGTTCGGCCAAACCGGTCCGGCAGGGGCTCCGCTGGGTGTCAGCGTGCGATGGTCTCGACCTGGGCCGCGCGCGGTGCGCGGGTGCGCTTGGCGGGCGGTGGGTTGCGGTAGCTGTCGCCCTCGATGGTGAGGACATGGGCGTGGTGCAGCAGCCTGTCCATCGCGGCGCTGGCCAGCAGTGCGTCACCAAATAGCGGCGGCCACTCCTCCAGGGCGCGATTGGAGGTGATGCAAGTGGCCGCGCGCTCGTAGCGACGGCGGACAATCTCGTACAGGTCGATGCCCTCCTCGCCCGTGAGTGGCCGCAGTCCCAGGTCGTCGATGATGAGCAGGGTTGGAGTGGTGAAGCGCAGGAGGCGTCGCTCGTAGCTGTTGTCAGCGCGTGAGGCTCGCAACTGCGTGAGCATGTCGTGGGCGCTCACGTAGAGGACGGCGTGGCCGGCGCGACAGGCACGCTGGCCCAGCGCCTGGGCGAGGTGACTCTTGCCGACGCCCGCCGGGCCCACCACCAGCACGTTCTCGTGCCGCTCGACAAAGGCGCAGGTGCCCAGCTCCAACACCTTGGTACGAGGGACGGAGGTGTTGAAGGAGAAGTCGAAGTCCTCCAGGGTGCTGGGCCGCTCGAAGGCGGCACGGCGCATGCGCACGTCCAACTGCTTGCCGTCGCGCCGCTCCACCTCGTCGGCGAGCAGTCGGTAGAGGAATTCCGTCAGCGACAGGTTTGCGTCGGCCGCCTCGCGGCAGCGCACCTCGAGGGACTGCAGCAGCCCGGACAGGCGCAGCTTCTTCAGCACGGGGACGAGTTCGTCATAAGCACTCATGCGGGGGACACTCCTTGAGCGGGGTGGGACTGCGGGGCAAGCGAGGGGGAGCGCTAACGCAGCAGCAGCGTGCGCACGTCGCGCGCATAGCGGGGAGCTGGCGGCGTAGCGGTGGCGGTGGGCGTGGCGAGGGCCAGGTGCCCGTCCTGGGGCAACGGCTGCAAGTCCAGGCCGCGGCGCAGGATGTCCTTGAGGCCCTGGTAGCGCAGGTTGCCGAAGTGCAGCGCCCGGCGGCACGCGGCCTCGGCTCGCTCGCGCGGGAAGCCCTCCAGGTGCACCACCATGGCCTGCACGCAGCGCAGTTGGCTGAGGACGTCATCCGCGTCGAAGACGGCGCGCACGTACGCCTCGGTGTGAGGGCCCAGCCGTGCCGCCCGCGTCTCCCAGTGGCTGCGGCTGCGGTGGCGCAGGGCCGCGCGCGCCTCGGGCAGGTGGGCCTCCACGGTGCTGCGGTGGCCCTCGCCGCGCAGCGGGTGGGTGGCCACGCGCTCGTCCTGGGCGTACACGCGCACGTCATGGGCCGTGACGCACAGCCAGACGCGCTGGCCGATGAGACGCCACGGCACCGAGTACAGCCGTCGGCCGTACATGACGTGAGCGTCGCGGTGTACGCGGGCCTCGTGCCACACCTCGGGCGCCCACGCGGCCGCCGGCAGCGCGCGCAGCGCCGAGGCTTCGGCCTGCTGGAAGAGGAGGCGCGGCTGGCGCCCCGTCGTGCCGTGCACGCGCACCGACGCCACGTCGCGTAGCCAGCGCTGCAGGGCGGCCTCGCACTCGCGCGCGTCCTCTCCGGCCCTCCCGGCGAAGAAGTTGCCCTTCACGTAGCGCACGCCCGCCTCCACCTTGCCCTTCTTCTCGGGGGCGCGGGGTGGGGCCGGGTCGACGATGAAGGCGTAGTGGCGCGCCAGCGCGCGGTAGCTGCGCTGTAGGGCCCTCTCTGCGTCCACCCCGAAGGCAGCGCGCACCACCGCCGCTTTGAGGTTGTCGGGCACGATGCAATGGGGCACGCCACCGAAGTACGCGAAGGCGGC encodes the following:
- a CDS encoding ISNCY family transposase (programmed frameshift), giving the protein MTENHRRRCSACGGPAPADYRARRNVLTLEAVVALKVQVRVCHRKGCPLYLKPVRAEEEGRWALPDHEFGLDVIALIGALRYHEHRSVPEIHAVLRARGVSISERSVTNQLDRYDELLALRMTDSRRLQQVTRQQGRVVLAMDGLQPEVGHEVLWVVRDCLSGEVLAARSLLGSGEAELVPLLQEVHAALAVPIAGVVSDGQRSIRNAVASALPGVPHQLCHFHYLREAARPLYEADRHAKKLLKSHVRGVRVIERAVEGRQDAQAQAVRGYCAAVRSALTDDRRPPLKPSGLELHRRLRAIEASLRRGRKRGARAREMNRLRLLLRRGLMQTARMWPPLKAAFRWVERVAEFLTNASGEKGCHVKRRMAGLVGALEDAVRRTRAPHRAALAHFLLETRRYWLGLFHCYDVPGLPRTDNDLEHLFGSCRYHERRASGRRRGSEGLVVRGQVRVVAAVATRLAPTAGAELAPKDIIAWRNLRASLRRRQHARILGRRFRANPNAYLAAIERELRRALPA
- the istB gene encoding IS21-like element helper ATPase IstB — protein: MSAYDELVPVLKKLRLSGLLQSLEVRCREAADANLSLTEFLYRLLADEVERRDGKQLDVRMRRAAFERPSTLEDFDFSFNTSVPRTKVLELGTCAFVERHENVLVVGPAGVGKSHLAQALGQRACRAGHAVLYVSAHDMLTQLRASRADNSYERRLLRFTTPTLLIIDDLGLRPLTGEEGIDLYEIVRRRYERAATCITSNRALEEWPPLFGDALLASAAMDRLLHHAHVLTIEGDSYRNPPPAKRTRAPRAAQVETIAR
- the istA gene encoding IS21 family transposase encodes the protein MDRLQELVRLHRLGTPARQVARVLRMGVDVERSYRRVLEAAGLLQGDVQGLPELEVLKAAVLAARPAAPPVPQQTSSLEAHRAQVESWVAKGLQPQAIFTRLQMEAGVPAGSLSAVKRMVGSVRRAQGVSEEDVAIPVETAPGEVAQVDFGEVGRLYDADTGALRRAWVFVMVLGYSRHLFATLVFDQRVETWLRCHEAAFAYFGGVPHCIVPDNLKAAVVRAAFGVDAERALQRSYRALARHYAFIVDPAPPRAPEKKGKVEAGVRYVKGNFFAGRAGEDARECEAALQRWLRDVASVRVHGTTGRQPRLLFQQAEASALRALPAAAWAPEVWHEARVHRDAHVMYGRRLYSVPWRLIGQRVWLCVTAHDVRVYAQDERVATHPLRGEGHRSTVEAHLPEARAALRHRSRSHWETRAARLGPHTEAYVRAVFDADDVLSQLRCVQAMVVHLEGFPRERAEAACRRALHFGNLRYQGLKDILRRGLDLQPLPQDGHLALATPTATATPPAPRYARDVRTLLLR